The DNA segment CCACACGCCGGGGCACACACCCGGCTCGCAGTGCTTCCTCGTCGACGGACGTCTCGTGTCCGGCGACACGCTGTTCATCCGGTCCTGCGGCCGCACCGATCTGCCTGGCAGCGATCCGAAGGAGATGTACACGTCGCTGACCCAGCGGCTGGGCGCGCTACCCGACGAGACGGTCGTGCTGCCCGGCCACAACTACGGTGGCTCGCATACCACGATCGGCGCGGAGAAGCGGCAGAACCCCATGATGCGCTTCGCGTCCATGACGGACTTCCTGCGCGCCATGGGGCGCCCCGAGTAGACATCTCCGCCCTCTGCATCGTCAATCCCGCCGCAGGCGGCGGGCGCACCGAGCGTCTCTGGCCCGCCCTCCGCGACCGTCTGGTGCGACTCGGCCTGGCCTTCGAGGCCGTCGAGACGCGCGCGACCGGTGAGGGCACGGCGCGCGCGGCCGAGGGGGTGCGCGCCCGCGTGGATCTCGTCATCGCGGTGGGCGGCGACGGGACGCTCAACGAGGTGGTCAACGGGATCACCGGCGAGGACGGCCGGCCCCTCGCGACCCTCGGCGTCATCCTCACCGGCCGCGGCCGAGACGGCGCCCGGACGCTCGGCGTGCCGCGCGACCCCATCCGCGCCGTCGAGCGCCTCGCAGCGCAGGCGCACGCGGTGCCGCGCGACCTCGGCCTCGTCCGCTGGTCCGGGGGACGCCGCTTCTTCGTCACCGTCGCGGGAGCCGGGTTCGACGCGGTGGTCGCCGCCCGCGCCCTCACGCTCCCGGATCCCGGGACCGTGCCGTACCTGCGGGCGGTCGTGTCGAGTCTTCGCGACCATCGGCCATGGCCCCTCGAGATCCGCGTCGACGAGGCGCCGGCCCGGAGCCTGGCGGTCACCGGCGTGATGTTCGCCAACGGCCCGACCTGCGGCGGCGGGATGCGCATCGCGCCGGGCGCCCATGCGGCTGACGGGCTCCTGGACCTCGTCATCCTCGGCGCGCTCTCGCGCGCCGCGCTGCTTCGCTGGCTTCCCACCGTGTACTGGGGCGGCCATCTCCGCCATCCGCGCATCACCCTCGAGCGCATGCGCGCGGTCACGGTGGCGAGCGATCGGCCGCTGCCCCTTCAGCTCGACGGCGAGCCGTGCGGCGCCGCCCCCTTCGAGGTGACGGTGGCGCCCGGTGCGCTCCGGGTGCGCACGTGACGCGGCAAGGCCGCGCCGGAGCAGGCGATTTCTTGACTTGTCACGGGGCCGCGTGGTCTGATCGGCCCGCCATGAGGACGACGGCGTGAGGAACTGGCTGAAGGTCCGGTTCATCACGGGCTTCTTCGTCACCGTGCCCGCGATCGCGACGGCGTGGCTCCTCTACGTGTTCTGGGACGCGATCGACGGCTTCTTCTCGCCGGGATACGAGCGCATCTTCGGCCGGCGCATCCCCGGGCTGGGCTTCCTGACCGCGGTGATCCTCATCCTGGTGATGGGCACCATCGCGACCAACGTGGTGGGGCGGCGCATCCTCGCCCGCGTCGAGCTTCTGCTGACGCGCGTGCCGATCTTCCGCAGCATCTACCCCACGATCAAGGAGCTGTTCGCGTCGTTCTCTCCGGAGAAGCGCGGCTCATTCAAGGAAGTCGTCCTCGCCGAGCACCCGCGGAAGGGCGCCTTCGCGTTCGGCTTTCTCACCTCGGAGTTCCTGCTCGAGGGACCGGAGGGCAAGCGTCAGATGGTCACGGTATTCGTGCCCACTAACAATCTCTACCTGGGCGACGTGATCGTGGTCCCGCGCGACGAGGCGATCTCGACCGGTCTCAGCGTCGAGGAGGGCATCCGCATCATCCTCTCCGCGGGGACGGCGTCACCGCCCCGGCTGCCCCGGCAGCGCGGCTGAGGCCGGCGTCCACCCCTCCAGCCACCGATTCACCTCCTCTCCCATCGGGAAGAGCTTCCCGAAGAAGAAGTGATCCGCCCCGTCGATGACGGCAACCCGTGCCGGCGCCAGGCGCGCGGTGAACCGCTCGAGCTCCGGCAGCGGGCAATAGGGGTCACGGCTACCTGCGATCACGCAGAGATCAGGTCGCGCCGGCGGCGCGGTGCTCCAGTCGAGCATTCCCAGCGGGGGGCCGATCAGGCAGAGCGGCAGCGGTGTCTCCGCGGCCACACGACCGGAGACCCAGGCGCCGAAGGAATAGCCGAGCAGCCCGATGCCCGCCCATCGGGGCAGCGCGGCCCCGAGACGGGCAAGGGCCGTGCGCACGTCATCCATCTCGGCCGCACCGCCACCGTGGGTGCCGCCCGATGCGCCCACCCCGCGAAAGTTGAAGCGGAGCGTGACGAGCCCGCGCCCCTGGGCCACTTCGGCGGCGCGCACCACGACGGGATTGTCCATGTCGCCGCCATAGAGGGGATGAGGATGGCAGAGCACCACGCCGGCGCCGGCGCCGGGCGGCGCGGCGAGCCGGCCCTCCAGCGAGGGCCCACCCCGCACGTCCAGCGTCACGGATTCTTCCATTGCGGGAATATTTAAGGGCCGAGGCTCGTCGGAAGCAACGGGTATACTTCGACCGATGCGCCGTCTCGGATGTCTGTGGAATCGTTCCCGACTCGCCCCCCTCGCGGATGGCGCACTGTTTCCTCGCAGTGCGGCTGGCGCTGCGCGTCATCTCGAGCGTTGCGGGGCCTGCCGCCAGACCGTCGAACACATGGTGGCCCTGCGCCGCGAGCTGCGCGAGAGCGCTCCGGTCGTCGCGGAGCCGGACTGGACGGGCTTCTGGTCGGGGCTGCAGACGCGCCTCCGTACCGAAGCGGCGCGGCCGATACGCGAGGCCTGGTGGCGCCCGCTCTGGAAGCCCGTGTGGGGCCACCCTCGCATGGCGATGGCCACCAGCGGCGTCCTCGCGGTGCTGCTCGCGGTGTCGCTGTGGCCCGCGGGTGAGGGCGAAGTCCAGATCGCGGAGGCCGCCCCCGTGGTCGTCCAGGACGTAGACACGCCCGATCCGAATGGGAGCGTGATGGTGTACTCGGCCCCTGATCGCGGTCCCGAGCGCGGGGTCACCGTGATCTGGGTGTTCGCCTCGGCCGACGGCCGCTAGCCGGACTGTCCGAGCGTCGCCAGACGCTCTCGGGCGAGCGGCGCTTCCTCCGACTGGGGGAAGTTGTCGATCAGGTACTGCAGGCGTGTCTGGGCCAGCTTGGTCTGCTTGAGCTCGAGCAGCGCCAGCGCTTCCTTGTAAAGCGCGGTGGGCACCCGCTCACCGCGGGGATAGTTCAGCACCAGCTTGCGGAACTCCTGCACCGCCTGCTCCAGCTCGCGATTGGCCTTGTCGGTCTGGCCCGCGGCGAGGCTCGCGCGGGCCTGACTGAAGAGCGACTCGCCCACCCAGTACTGCGCCTGATCGGCGAGGGGCGCGTCCGGGTAGCGCCGCACGAACTCGCGGAACCCCGCGATGGCCAGCGGATAGTTGCCCTTGCTGAAATCGAGATAGGCCGCTTGATAGGCCTGTTCCGGCGTGGGGCCGCCGGATGATGACGGGCGGGGCGCGGCCGGGGTCGACGAGGGCGGTGCGCCGCCCGGTGCCGGAGAGGGAGAGCTCGGCCGCGAGGCCAGCTCTCGACTGAGCGTCTCCACACGGCGCGAGAGCTCGTCCAGGCGCGCCGCCACGCGCGTGAGCTCGGTGGAGAGCGCATCCACCCGCGTCGACAGCGACGAGATCTGCTTGTTCTGCTCGGCGCTCTGCTCGCGCGTGCGCCGGTCGATCTGTCCCACCACCGTGTCGGTGTCGCCGCGGCTGCGGTGCACGGACAGCGTCAGCGCGTTCAGATCCCGCTGGAGCTGGGCGACGTCCTGCTCCAGGGCGCCGGTGGCGTCAGCGCAGCCACCCGCCCCGAGGGCGAGGGCGACGAGAAAGCCGAAGGGGAGCACGAGGCTCCCCTTCGGTCCACGGTACTGCACCAGGGTATTCCCTCCGATCGTCGCCGGCTAGCGGGCCTTCACGAGGAAGTGGGCGCGGCGGTTCTTCTGCCAGCACGCCTCGTTGCTCTCGGTGCAGACCGGCCGCTCCTTGCCGTACGAGATGATCGTGATGCGATTGGCCTGGATCCCCTGCGAGACCAGGTAGTTCATGGTCGCCTTGGCGCGGCGCTCGCCGAGAGCCAGGTTGTAC comes from the Candidatus Methylomirabilota bacterium genome and includes:
- a CDS encoding diacylglycerol kinase family protein; translation: MVNPAAGGGRTERLWPALRDRLVRLGLAFEAVETRATGEGTARAAEGVRARVDLVIAVGGDGTLNEVVNGITGEDGRPLATLGVILTGRGRDGARTLGVPRDPIRAVERLAAQAHAVPRDLGLVRWSGGRRFFVTVAGAGFDAVVAARALTLPDPGTVPYLRAVVSSLRDHRPWPLEIRVDEAPARSLAVTGVMFANGPTCGGGMRIAPGAHAADGLLDLVILGALSRAALLRWLPTVYWGGHLRHPRITLERMRAVTVASDRPLPLQLDGEPCGAAPFEVTVAPGALRVRT
- a CDS encoding DUF502 domain-containing protein — encoded protein: MRNWLKVRFITGFFVTVPAIATAWLLYVFWDAIDGFFSPGYERIFGRRIPGLGFLTAVILILVMGTIATNVVGRRILARVELLLTRVPIFRSIYPTIKELFASFSPEKRGSFKEVVLAEHPRKGAFAFGFLTSEFLLEGPEGKRQMVTVFVPTNNLYLGDVIVVPRDEAISTGLSVEEGIRIILSAGTASPPRLPRQRG
- a CDS encoding alpha/beta hydrolase, which codes for MEESVTLDVRGGPSLEGRLAAPPGAGAGVVLCHPHPLYGGDMDNPVVVRAAEVAQGRGLVTLRFNFRGVGASGGTHGGGAAEMDDVRTALARLGAALPRWAGIGLLGYSFGAWVSGRVAAETPLPLCLIGPPLGMLDWSTAPPARPDLCVIAGSRDPYCPLPELERFTARLAPARVAVIDGADHFFFGKLFPMGEEVNRWLEGWTPASAALPGQPGR
- the bamD gene encoding outer membrane protein assembly factor BamD, with the protein product MQYRGPKGSLVLPFGFLVALALGAGGCADATGALEQDVAQLQRDLNALTLSVHRSRGDTDTVVGQIDRRTREQSAEQNKQISSLSTRVDALSTELTRVAARLDELSRRVETLSRELASRPSSPSPAPGGAPPSSTPAAPRPSSSGGPTPEQAYQAAYLDFSKGNYPLAIAGFREFVRRYPDAPLADQAQYWVGESLFSQARASLAAGQTDKANRELEQAVQEFRKLVLNYPRGERVPTALYKEALALLELKQTKLAQTRLQYLIDNFPQSEEAPLARERLATLGQSG